One Fundulus heteroclitus isolate FHET01 unplaced genomic scaffold, MU-UCD_Fhet_4.1 scaffold_47, whole genome shotgun sequence DNA segment encodes these proteins:
- the metrn gene encoding meteorin produces MSSFGRWINATWILLLGIFHPCYSSYSEDQCSWRGSGLSQQQGSVEQISLHCSEGTLDWLYPKGALRLTLTPRLAPMGAVGPGGGGGGSAGIITACVKPSEQFHGAQLYLERDGLLELLVGDRIESSPPPRVRCFSRTPGERLALFLQATPHQDISRRIASFRYELRGDWTARMSLDSNPVSTEDACRPCNDSEILMAVCTSDFVVRGNIRSVEEDESLRAAVIKVSATRVFRQKYTLFTGHSRLASRGEIRTLLQCGVKPGPGSFLFTGRVHFGEAWLGCAPRYKDFQRTYAAAKAAQQIPCELPVD; encoded by the exons ATGTCTAGCTTTGGGCGCTGGATCAACGCAACCTGGATCCTGCTTTTGGGCATTTTTCACCCGTGCTATTCAAGTTATTCCGAAGACCAGTGCAGCTGGAGAGGAAG TGGTTTGTCCCAGCAGCAGGGCAGCGTGGAGCAGATCTCCCTCCACTGCTCTGAGGGCACCCTGGACTGGCTCTACCCCAAAGGGGCCCTGCGCCTCACTCTCACACCCCGCCTGGCCCCCATGGGGGCAGTGGGgcccggcggcggcggcggcggcagcgcgGGCATCATCACGGCCTGCGTCAAACCATCGGAGCAGTTCCACGGGGCCCAGCTCTACCTGGAGAGAGACGGGCTGCTCGAGCTCCTGGTGGGGGACCGCATAGAGTCGTCCCCGCCCCCGAGGGTGCGCTGCTTCAGCCGCACGCCCGGGGAGAGGCTGGCCCTGTTCCTGCAGGCGACGCCCCATCAGGACATCAGCAGGAGGATCGCCTCCTTCCGCTACGAGCTGAGGGGGGACTGGACGGCCCGCATGTCGCTGGACTCCAACCCCGTCAGCACTGAAG ATGCCTGCCGGCCGTGCAACGACTCAGAGATCCTCATGGCTGTTTGCACCAGCGACTTTG TCGTGCGAGGGAACATCCGGTCAGTGGAGGAGGACGAAAGTTTACGCGCCGCCGTGATCAAGGTCAGCGCCACCCGCGTCTTTCGGCAGAAGTACACCCTGTTCACCGGCCACAGCCGGCTAGCGAGCCGGGGTGAGATACGGACCCTGCTGCAGTGCGGCGTCAAGCCGGGACCCGGCAGCTTCCTCTTCACGGGCCGGGTCCACTTCGGGGAGGCCTGGCTCGGCTGCGCGCCGCGCTACAAGGACTTCCAGAGGACTTACGCTGCGGCCAAAGCAGCCCAGCAGATCCCCTGTGAACTGCCCGTAGACTGA